The window tacctttaGGAAATGCTCGAAAGTGATGCCCTCATAAAATTCGTCCGGCTCCTAGAAATGCAAAACTATAATTCACTACAGATATAAACACTATGCTACACTCCATCCAGTTCACCACTAATATCATATGGACAGGAGGAAGAAACACGAATGGTTCTTTGAGACGATAAACAAGTCACCCAACAGCGAAGAAAGGAAAAGATACAAAGAAatcaaaaaagagaagaaagattAATTATGGGTTGGTTAGATTGAATATATAGGTGCTCATTTGTAGCCATCTGTGAAGCCAtcagtgacattgcttgtaaaaacaaCACACAGTCCTACAAATACAATTTAATTCGATTTGAAGATGGCATATATAAAAAGGCTACAGTACCATGTGGCCCATAGATATGCTAGCCACTTCCAGCATGGCTGCGTCTGCGATCCCTTTGGctgtctccttctccagggAGCCGCTACGAGAAAGcaactcctccaccacctccacccacgcAGGCGCCATGGAAACAACAGACACAGagtcattacatttagtcatttagcagacgctcttatccagagcgacttacagtcagtacagggacattcccccgaggcaagtagggtgaagtgccttgcccaaggacacaacgtcagttggcatgaccgggaatcgaactggcaaccttcggattactagcccgattccctcaccgctcagccacctgattaaGTCATCACACGTCATCACATTGATTACCTCACTGCCAAGTCATGGTGTATCTAATTAAAGCTAGTTAAACAAACAAGGTTTATTACACAGCTATTACACCTGTTACAGCACTGTAGCCATGTTGGTCTACCGTTATGCTTTAAAAAGCATACAGTACCTCAAAACACACCTTTGTGCATCGATAGAGTTAAGGTTGTGGTGATCATTTGAATTGTTGTTCCTAGGCTTTTAATAAACCCCATTTTCTCACATAAAACGGTGTATTTTGTTTCGAATTTGATCTAGGTTTGAAGGAGGCCGGAGGTAAGATAGCGGCTCACGTGTCTGTACTCCTCCAGGGTGATGGTTCCGTCATTGTTAGTGTCGTGCATGTTGAACAGGACTGTAGaaggaggaaacaggaagtgtcaaACCTACTCATTTCTCAGTAGACGGCTTGAGCAATCCTGTCGACATACTGTAAATATCCCTTTCTTTAGTGTGTCAGTGattgtttgattgtgtgttttGTCAGAGCTCAGAGGTGTGACTTACAGCGTAACTTCTCCCTCCGGACACTCTCCTTCTGCTCTTCCGTCAGGTTCAACGACGGAGGTCGGAAGTGGGACATGACCACAAGGAACTCCTCAAAGCCAAtttcctccaccatccccactTTATTCTGATGGAAGTTTCTATAcaaatttagcaacaacaaaaaaaagaaactcaACCTGAAAATCTAGAAGAAGTTCTTAAAGGGTGCACTGCCACTGAGATTGGGTGCtttgtaaaaataaaagttttctATTAAGTGGGCAAGGAAGTTGGTGCCCAATGGTGGGTATTACTCTCtatgacagacagagacattTGAGTACATAAGACATCTTGCTTCTAGCATGACCAAGagaggatgacacacaactatctGTTCTAATTAGCATATAACAAACAGTGTACCTTTTGTCAAAGAAAGCCTCTATGATCTCGGATCGAATTGGATTGCATGCCAGATCTGGAATCGCGTTGAAGTTGTCTCTACTGCACAACAGAGGTTTAAAAATAGACCATATCAGTGTATTAAAAAGTACAGTGCAGTTTAACAAACATCAAAACTGGTCTGACAGGGTCTGTTctagaaaaactgtaaaaacacgCCCAACCTGTTAAGCTGCTTCccacacaaaaatacaaattaaaagAGAAAGAAGCGAAGGAGGCACATTGAGTCTGGATTAAGAACGTCCACGCACGCAACGGAACTGTAAAAGTTAGCATGACAAGGAACCAGCAAGGCTGGGAATCTGAATTACGGAAATCAAAACAGTGACAGCAGGATGAAAGAGATCTGGGATTGAGTTGGGCCCGGTCAGAGTACCTTCCCAGTCAGCAGAAGGAGGCTCCTCACCTCAGTGTGTCCTCATTGTGACTTAGCTGCTTGAATCTCTTGTGCAGGATTCCAATCTGCTCGGGGGAAACTGCAGAGACGTGTAAACAAGGCGGGCCATGAGTCCCAGACACAAGCAGACATTTTAGCTTAGCTCAGCGGGTTAGAGCGTTCGACTGTCGATAAGCAAGTCACAGGTTCAGATCCCCCTCCGTATGTCGCATTGGAGGAAAGCGTTTGCTAAAACACGTTATTACTGTACTTGTCGCACAGCATGGTGACAACACAAGGCACTGCAGTACGTGTACAGTATGCAGATTCGATGACGTCTTCGATCGTGGCAGATTTGAGTATTCAGATGCTTATGTAAAACCTTACTACTTTGGACATTTGCATCCTCCCTTTCCTATCTGTCTCGTCCTCCCTTGAAAGCAGCAGGAGAGAAAAGGCTGGCGCAGGGAGAGAGTTAGACCCAACATGGGGGAAACAAGTCAGGTCCGTCTGCCCTGCACGACCAGACTGCACTCTTTCTCATGTTGTTCCCTCTGCCAATGCTGTAAACAAAAACTCTCATCTATTATGCACTGCAACTCTGCCAACCCTGGGCTGTAAAGTTACATAAGCCACCTGAGTGAGTGCTATCCAACACATTacttaatgtttgaattattcACAACCTGTGCAAAGGGTATTTTTTTCTGCATAAAATTACAAGGAGTAGACTTTCTTAAGACCGTGGCCTCGTTTTTTCTTGGATAAAGTCAGAAGGAGGACATTTGCTAGTTTTAATTATAGATTACCAAACAGCTGTGTCATTGTCAAGTGCTGGCTGCTCTTCAGAGTACTGAAAGAAGGAACTTCACACATCCTAATTAGACACCTGGGTCTCACTGATAAGGCCTCAACACAACAAGTTCCCATTTGGTGTAaagattcttttttttaatcccCAACTGTTCATGTGTTATGGGTAAACAGGAATACCAGTTTTTATGACCATAaacaaacttgaacttgaactattGCGTATTTCGTTTACAGCTTACCAACTATTTAAGTTTTAACTAAAACTTTGCACCACAAAGTGTGAGGTACTGTAACCAACAGAATGCAGCTTGAACGTGGGGTATGAGAAACATCAATTCGATACAGACATTTCATCCTTTTAATGATATATACTTACATCCCGTCTTCTCCGCAAGATCAAGGTATTCGGGTTCCCCAGGAAACGACTGCAAGGCTCCCATAATTAGAGAATCCCTTCTGCCGACCAATCCAAACGCGTGAATATGAGAGTTGCACTGGACAACGCTGGTCGGACGGCAGCTAAAACAAAAACACTGGTTTAAATGATATCGGTCAGTAACAATGGCCAGCCAACTTCAGTAACAGCTAATATGTTACTGATGTTCAAGATGCTGTTAAATCCGCCCGGTCGTTCGATTCATGCTGCCATCCTTCGCATAACGCGCACTTCCGCAAGTTTAAAACAGTATGGCGACGCGACAATTCTGCGGTAGTTTATGCATCATTCACATCCACTGATAAATAATCTTAAGATGTATCAAATGATTCAACCGCAAACGCATTCAATTTGTGGCGGACATGTGTCCTCATTTCTTGAATGTATGCTGTGGCAAATCATACAGCATTTGGTGCAGGCCCACAATGTCTCTGCTTTGTAAGGTGCAAAAAATGTGACATTATTAAATAGCCTCCTTTTTATCGGTTATACTTATTATCGTTAATTCTTATTTATCATATTGAATAATACAGTTTCAAGCTAAACGACCCAAGTACCATTTGAACTGATTTAGAAAATATATACAATTCTTTATTGTATATGAACAATTTATCATACAAATTAtgtaaaatgtagcctactgtaattcATAGAGACGGATGGTCAATATAGAACATCTATTGTAGTAGCCTACTACAAGACGATAGATGACAGCTTCACATCATAGAGCAACCCATTCGTTACACATTCAAACGCATGACCGTTTTAAAGAGTTATTTATCAAGCATATTGGTTTGCCCATATCTACATTTGAAAGTTTGAAGTGATATAGAAAAAAAATTGTTGTCTACCTAGCAAACAGGTCCACTACATTATTTATTATTCTCATAAAGGCCAGTGCCACACTACCGTGTAGCCTACTAACTTGCAATTTAAGACAATTTTACAGTTGAGTGTTGATGGTTTGTTTTAAACCTTTTATACAAAAGGTCGATTTCAAAGTTTACCACATGGGGGCAGTCTTCCTCTACCTATTCTTGTAATGACGGTTTCATGATAGGCCTAAATcgaagaatcagaatcagctttattcgccatgtaagtttacacaaacaaggaatttactatggcaggaaggtgcagctatggcaggaaggtggagatgtgtgtgtgcatggtctaGGCTTCACTATTCTACTCTGTGAAGCCTCCATTCCTAGTTTTAGTCAGCACTTTCAAAGATATAACATGAATAAATCAGAACCTTGAGTCTGCTTAAGACTACTCGACTTATATTCTGGATAGTTTATTGCCAGCCGTTTCGTCATGAGTTGAATGTTTTCAGAGCTATGTGCTAGAATTTATACACTCGAGGACGGCGAATGTATCGCAGTTTTAATCACACTGAAAGGACTGTACAGTGGCAAAGTAAGGGATGTCACTAACAGCTTCAATGCTTTGAAGTTTACTGGATTTGCAGGATCTGACTAGATAACTCtttacacacagtcaaacacactcacacagacacatatacaggTTTGTTTTACTATCCTAGTGAGGACCTTTCTTTCAAACATTCAAAATGGTGTTATCCCTAACCTCTAACGCAAACCTGAACCCTGAATGTAATTCTAACTCTAACTAATTCTAACCTTAACCTTACCCcccgccctccacacacacacacacacacaaagaataaAGAAAGAAACATTGAAATAGCTCTTGAAGAGGTGGGGCCTTGTGAGTGTCCCCAGGGTTGTTTTGGTCTCCACAACGGTTAAGAGgaccacacacaaaagcacacatctTTCTCATTTGCTTGCGCTTACCACCCATCTTAAAAACAGAATGATCCAGTGAAAGCGGAAAGAAGATTTTTCTTTATCAAGTCATCTTGTTGGGTGGTGAAAAATGGAACAGTGTTCACCATGTCCCACATGCTCTGTCCTGCTCCGAGACTGCAGTGACAGATAAATCTTGCCTTGCCTCATTTCTCAACACAGAGAGTTTATCATTTAAATATTTAGTTCCTGTTTGGAGTCGCGTCAGTTTAAACAGGTTCTTTATTATGTCACTCATTTATGTATGACTATGTTGGCAAATTGCTTTTTAAATTAGATTGAGTTCCTAGTGAAACTGCAAGAA of the Osmerus eperlanus chromosome 14, fOsmEpe2.1, whole genome shotgun sequence genome contains:
- the tescb gene encoding tescalcin b, coding for MGALQSFPGEPEYLDLAEKTGFSPEQIGILHKRFKQLSHNEDTLSRDNFNAIPDLACNPIRSEIIEAFFDKRNFHQNKVGMVEEIGFEEFLVVMSHFRPPSLNLTEEQKESVRREKLRFLFNMHDTNNDGTITLEEYRHVVEELLSRSGSLEKETAKGIADAAMLEVASISMGHMEPDEFYEGITFEHFLKILKDIEIETRMNIRFLNMDTPTLCK